Proteins encoded within one genomic window of Glycine soja cultivar W05 chromosome 1, ASM419377v2, whole genome shotgun sequence:
- the LOC114420912 gene encoding homeobox-leucine zipper protein ATHB-40-like, protein MNHRQPFQDHMMLMSQLLPADAYTQIIAQQGDTKKPRRRRNKKNKGGENAASEANKKRKLSDDQVNLLEQNFGNEHKLESERKDRLAMELGLDPRQVAVWFQNRRARWKNKKLEEEYSNLKKNHEATLLEKCRLETEVLKLKEQLSEAEKEIQRLLESAERVPSNSSSSSQSQSMEAVDPPFFGEFGVDGYEDDVFYVPEIHYINGMEWINLYM, encoded by the exons ATGAATCATCGACAACCTTTCCAAGACCACATGATGCTCATGTCTCAGTTACTCCCTGCTGATGCATACACTCAAATTATTGCTCAACAAG GAGACACTAAGAAGCCAAGACGCCGTCGTAACAAGAAGAACAAAGGAGGAGAAAACGCTGCCTCGGAAGCCAACAAGAAGAGGAAGCTTAGTGATGACCAAGTTAATCTCCTTGAACAAAACTTTGGAAATGAACACAAACTTGAGTCCGAGAGAAAGGACAGGCTGGCAATGGAGCTTGGTTTGGACCCTCGACAAGTTGCTGTGTGGTTTCAAAACAGAAGAGCTCGTTGGAAGAACAAAAAGTTGGAAGAAGAGTACTCcaaccttaaaaaaaatcatgaagcCACCTTGCTCGAGAAATGTCGCCTAGAGACTGAG GTGTTGAAGCTCAAAGAGCAACTTTctgaggcagagaaagagattcaGAGGCTGCTAGAGAGTGCTGAGAGAGTCCCAAGCAACAGTTCTAGTTCGTCACAGTCACAGTCAATGGAAGCGGTGGACCCACCATTCTTTGGAGAATTTGGAGTTGATGGATATGAGGATGATGTGTTTTACGTGCCTGAGATCCATTACATCAACGGCATGGAATGGATTAATCTGTATATGTAA
- the LOC114420922 gene encoding probable NAD(P)H dehydrogenase (quinone) FQR1-like 2, producing MGKGAGCFHSKKKPPPVADDAPAPTVAAAAPTPPPISPPDNARAREPDAPAREAASSSSSLPGGAKLKVFIVFYSMYGHVEGLAKRLKKGVDGVEGVEGVLYRVPETLPIEVLNQMRAPPKDDAIPEITAAELTAADGVLFGFPTRYGSMAAQMKAFFDSTGHLWKEQKLAGKPAGFFVSTGTQGGGQETTAWTAITQLAHHGMLFVPIGYTFGPGMFKMEDIRGGTPYGAGVFAGDGTREPSETEMALAEHQGKYMAVVVKKLAQS from the exons ATGGGGAAAGGAGCCGGCTGCTTTCATAGCAAGAAGAAGCCCCCGCCGGTCGCCGACGATGCTCCCGCTCCCACCGTTGCCGCCGCAGCCCCCACCCCGCCGCCGATCTCGCCTCCAGACAACGCCCGCGCGCGCGAACCCGACGCGCCAGCGCGTGAGGCAGCGTCGTCGTCGTCGTCTCTCCCGGGCGGCGCGAAATTGAAGGTCTTCATCGTGTTCTATTCGATGTACGGACACGTGGAGGGGCTGGCGAAGAGGTTGAAGAAAGGCGTGGACGGAGTGGAGGGTGTGGAAGGGGTTCTGTATAGGGTTCCGGAGACATTGCCGATTGAGGTGCTGAATCAGATGAGGGCGCCGCCAAAGGACGACGCCATACCAGAGATTACGGCGGCGGAGTTGACGGCCGCCGATGGGGTACTGTTTGGGTTTCCGACGAGGTACGGGTCGATGGCGGCGCAAATGAAGGCTTTCTTTGACTCCACGGGGCACTTGTGGAAGGAGCAGAAGCTTGCAGGGAAACCCGCTGGGTTCTTTGTTAGCACCGGAACTCAAGGAGGAGGCCAAGAAACTACTGC TTGGACGGCAATCACTCAGTTGGCACATCATGGAATGCTTTTTGTTCCTATTGGATATACATTTGGACCCGGAATGTTCAAGATGGAGGACATAAGAGGTGGTACTCCATATGGTGCAGGAGTGTTTGCCGGTGATGGCACAAGAGAGCCAAGTGAAACAGAGATGGCTCTTGCAGAGCATCAGGGCAAGTATATGGCTGTTGTAGTCAAGAAACTCGCCCAGTCATGA